From the genome of Mustela lutreola isolate mMusLut2 chromosome 16, mMusLut2.pri, whole genome shotgun sequence, one region includes:
- the CX3CL1 gene encoding fractalkine, protein MAPPPLSWLLRLAALCHLTMLLAGQHHGVKKCSVTCNKMTSEIPVALLDHYQRNQESCGKPAIILRTKKNRIFCADPEAEWVRRAITHLDRQTSVPTRDGGRFAMQIGGGETRTTTATVGMDSPAVTEPKATQENSGQETQSASGTSPELPAGVADSWGTRFPSTPKAPDGGAPAGSQKTEFFNAAALTTATSWQSSAAYKPGSGLWTEGKASEALPTQTSPTQASPTPAPSTQAPPTQAPSTQTLLTQAPSTQTLPTQAPPAHIPTISHRASEDSVGPESQPVWITGNDPTPENPLEPEEMGPISTHTDDFGGPEGTPRFSTVPVSSQGVPSREPVASGSWTPKAEEPIHATMDPQRLGVLITPVPDSQAATRRQAVGLLAFLGLLFCLGVAMFAYQSLQGCPRKLAGDMVEGLRYVPRSCGSNSYVLVPV, encoded by the exons GACAGCACCATGGTGTGAAGAAATGCAGCGTCACCTGCAACAAGATGACCTCGGAGATCCCCGTGGCCTTACTAGACCACTACCAGCGAAATCAAGAATCCTGCGGCAAGCCTGCCATCAT CCTGAGGACGAAAAAGAACAGAATCTTCTGTGCCGATCCAGAGGCGGAATGGGTTCGGAGGGCCATAACACATCTAGATCGCCAGACTTCTGTTCCGACTCGAGATGGCGGCAGGTTCGCGATGCAGATCGGTGGGGGTGAGACCAGGACCACCACGGCCACCGTGGGAATGGACAGTCCTGCAGTCACAGAGCCCAAAGCCACCCAGGAAAACAGTGGCCAGGAGACACAGAGCGCCTCGGGGACTTCCCCAGAGCTGCCAGCAGGAGTGGCTGATTCCTGGGGGACCAGGTTCCCCTCCACTCCCAAGGCTCCAGACGGAGGAGCGCCAGCTGGCTCCCAGAAAACTGAGTTTTTCAACGCTGCTGCCCTCACCACCGCAACATCCTGGCAGAGTTCTGCTGCCTACAAGCCCGGGTCAGGCCTCTGGACTGAGGGAAAGGCCTCTGAGGCCCTCCCCACCCAGAcctcccccacccaggcctcccccaccccggccccctccacccaggccccccccacccaggccccctccacCCAGACCCTCCTTACCCAGGCCCCCTCCACCCAGACCCTCcctacccaggctccccctgcCCACATCCCCACCATTTCACACAGAGCCTCAGAGGACAGTGTTGGCCCTGAAAGCCAACCTGTGTGGATCACGGGAAACGATCCCACGCCAGAGAACCCTCTAGAGCCTGAGGAGATGGGTCCTATTTCAACTCACACAGATGATTTTGGGGGGCCTGAAGGCACTCCCCGTTTCTCCACCGTCCCCGTCTCCTCTCAAGGGGttcccagcagggagccagtAGCCTCCGGTAGCTGGACCCCCAAGGCAGAGGAGCCCATCCATGCCACCATGGACCCCCAGAGGCTGGGTGTTCTCATCACTCCTGTCCCCGACTCGCAGGCAGCTACCCGGAGGCAGGCGGTAGGGCTGCTGGCCTTCCTCGGCCTCCTCTTCTGCCTGGGGGTGGCCATGTTTGCCTACCAGAGCCTCCAGGGCTGCCCCCGCAAGCTGGCAGGGGACATGGTGGAGGGGCTTCGCTATGTCCCCCGGAGCTGTGGCAGCAATTCCTATGTCCTGGTGCCGGTGTGA